The genomic interval ATCGTCGAGGGTGCTCTGCGGGATGTCGATCGTGAAGGGCTTGATCATGTCCAGAACTCTGCCACCTGCTTAGGACAGCTTCAGTCCTAAGTCGATGGCAAACTGATGGGCATGCTCGAAACCTCGGCACGACTGCTCAAACTCCTCTCGCTCCTGCAGCAGCCCAAGGAGTGGAGCGGCGCGGCGCTGGCCGGCGAGCTCGGCATCGGCGTCCGGACCGTGCGGCGGGACGTCGACAAGCTCCGCAACCTCGGTTACCCGGTCGACGCCGTACCGGGTGTGGCGGGCTACCGACTCGGCTCCGGCGCGGCGCTCCCGCCGCTGCTGCTGGACGACGACGAGGCCGTCGCGGTCGCGATCGGGCTGCGCGCCGCCGCGAGCGGCACCGTGGCCGGGACGGCGGAGTCGTCGGTCCGGGCGCTCACCAAGCTCGAACAGGTCCTGCCGTCCAGGCTGCGGCACCGGATCGAGCTGCTCCAGCAGATCGCCGTCACCCCTGCGGGCGGCCCGTCCGTACAGCCCGACGTACTGCTCGCCGTCGCGGCGGCATGCCGGGACCACCAGCGACTGCGGTTCGACTACCGCAACCACGACGGTACGGCGACCACTCGGACGACTGAGCCGCATCGGCTCGTGCACACCGGCCGGCGTTGGTACCTGGTTGCGTGGGATCTGGAGCGGACCGATTGGCGGACGTTCCGGCTCGACCGGCTGGAGCCGCGGATCCCGACCGGACCGCGATTCACGCCGCGCGACGTACCGGAGCTGACGACCACGAACCGCGGTGTCGCGTACGGCGGCTACCGCTACCAGGCACAGATCGTGGTCCACGCGCCCGCGGAGCAGGTGGCTGACCGCTACGGGCCGAACGTCGCGTCCGTCACCCCGATCGACGAGCACACGACCCTGGTCGAGACGGGCGCCAACTCGCTCGATCAGGTGGCCTTGTATCTCGGCCTGCTCGGCCTGCCCTTCGAGGTCCGTTCGCCGCCGGAGCTGATCGACTGCATTCGCGAACTGACGACGCGCCTTGCTGCCGCGATCCCGCCGTCCTGACCGGTACCGTTCAGGCATGCAGGATCGGTACGTCGAGACCGTGCTGGGCCGGATCCGCTTACGCATCGACGGATCCGGGCCCACGATGCTGTTCTGGCCGAGCCTGCTGATGGACGGCACGCTCTGGTCCGCCCAGGCCGCGCACTTCGCCGGCCGCTTCCAGGTCGTCCTCGTCGATCCACCCGGTCACGGTGGCAGCCAGCCGCTGACCGGACCGTTCACGTTCGCCCAGTGCGCGCAGGTGATCGAGGCGATCGTCGACGACCTCGGCGTCGACCGGGTCCATGTCATCGGCAACAGCTGGGGCGGGATGATCGGCGGCACGTTCGCGGCCCGGTATCCGGACCGGATCGGCATCGCCGTCCTGATGAACGCCACCGCCTCGCCTGCGGGCCGCCGGCAACGATTCGAGTACGGCCTGCTGACCCGCTCCGCGCAGCTGCTCGGCGGCATCCGCGGACCGCTCACCGGGCCGGTGCGGGACGCGTTCCTCGGGCCGACGGCGAAACGCGAGAAGCCCGCGGTCGTTGCCACAGTCAACGATCTGGCGCGTCGGGTGAACATCACGTCGGGCCGGCACGCGGTGACCAGCGTGGTCCCCCGGCGACCCGACCAGCGCACGCTCTTCGGCACGATCCGGACACCGGTCCTCGTCGTCGCCGGCGCCGAGGACCAGACGTTCCCGGTCGCCGAGACCGAGGAGATGGCGGACTCGATCCCCGGTGCGCGGTTCGTCGTACTCGAGCAGTCGGCGCATCTGGCCGCGCTCGAGTCCCCGAAAGAGGTGAACGCCCTGATCGACGATTTTCTCGTCGATCAGGGCGTCTGACTCAGCGGACGACGGCCCCGGTCTTCGGGTCCAGGATCAGCTTGCTCTTGCTCGGGCGCTGCCAGAAGTTGAACATGCTGTTCAGGCTGCCGGCGCGCTGGTCGAACGAGTGGTCACCGATCCGGCCGGTCCGCCAGTTGTCCTCGATGAACTTCAGCACCGAGGTCTGGTCGGTCAGCGCGTGGTCGACGTGGTTGGTCTTCGCGTACGGCGAGATCACCAGCAGCGGCAGGCGCGGGCCGTAGCCGCAGCGGTCGGCGTACCCGCCGGACACCGGAGCCTTGCCACACGTCGCCGACTGGTCGAGCGCCGCGTCCTTGGAGCCGTTCACGGTCGGCGACTTCTGGTGGTCGTACCAGCCGTCGGAGTCGTCGTAGGCCAGGACGACCGCGGTCGACGACCATTCCTTGGACTTCTGCAGCTGGTTGATCTCCTTGACGATGAACGCCTGCTCGTCCAGCGGGTCGGAGTACCCAGCGTGACCGTCCTGGTACTCGCCGGCCTTCAGGAAGCTGACCGCCGGCAGGTTGTTCGCCGCGACGGCCGCGTCGAAGTCCGACGTGTCGTACTGGTGGTTGGCCTGGTCGGTGTGGCCGATCGCCTTCACCGAGGTCGGCGGCAGGTGCTGCGGGTTCGCCGTCGACTTGTAGTACTGGAACGGCTCGTGGTGCGGGCTGTAGTCGGCCGCCGCGATGCCGCCGACGTTGTTGTGCGTCGCGCCGCAGACGGCCTTGCCATCGACGGTGCTGGTCGGCTTGAAGCCACCCTGGAACCAGCCCCAGGTGACGTGGCGCTGGTTGAGCAGGTCACCGATGTTCTGCCCGTGCATCCCGGCCAGGTTGTTGGTGGACTTGCCGTTGTTGTTCGAGCAGTTGTCGTAGATCGGATCGGGGTCGTTGGTGATCGTCCCGATGCCGTTCTTGTCCGGCGACTGTACGGCGTACGCGTCGGTGGTCGGCTGCCTGGTCTTCGGGTCGTACGCCTGGCCGCCGTGTGTCTGGCCGGAGATCAGGTTCAGCGCACCCGGCGTGGACGGGCCGTACACCGTGTCGAACGAGTTGTCGTTCAGCGCGTAGTGCTGGGCGTAGTTCCACATCGCGGTGACGGTGTTGCCGTCGTAGTAGTCCATCACCAGGCCCGGCTCGCCGAACAGCACCGGCTGACCGGTGCACTTGTCGGTCTCGGTGTTCTCGACGAACTTGTCCATCTTGCCGCCGTTGACGGCCTTCTGCTCCGGACCGTAGCCGTGGTTCTGGTCGCAGGTCAGCGCCTGCGACGGCGCCAGCCGCTTCGGGTTGTAGGCGTTGGGGTTCTTCGTGAGCAGCTGCTTCGACAGCCCGTTCACCTTGGGCGTGTGGCGGGCCGCGGTGAACGGCGTGCCGTTCTCGTTGGTGGCGTTCGGGTAGGTGCCGAAGTAGTGGTCGAACGAGATGTTCTCGCCGAAGATCACCACCACGTGCTGGATCGGCGTCGACGGGTGAACCGCCGGGAACGAAAAGGCGGCGTCGGCCACCTGACCGCTGCCACTCTGACTACTGCTGCCCTGACTGGCGCCGCCCTGGTTGCTGATGCCCTGACCAGCGCCGCTACAGGCGACCAGCAACAAGCTCGTCGCGGCCACGCCGGCCGTGGCGAGGACACGGAGTCTTGCGCGCATGCCTTCTCCTCTTAGCTCAATCATGCGAGTAACGACCGCCCGAAGTGGTCGTTGCCGTCCCGTACACCGGGAAGTACATAGAAGTAGCCGCCGCCGACCGGCCGGATGTAGTCGACGAGGGGCTCGTCGATCAGCCGGGTCTGCACGGCCTCGAACTGCCGGGCGATGTCCTGCTGGTACGCGCAGAACACCAGCCCCATGTCCAGGTCTCCGACCGGGTCGGTGCCCTTGTCATAGTTGTAGCCGCGGCGCAGGAACTGGCTGGACGCCGTCGCCGGCGTGCGCGGGTTGGCCATCCGGATGTGGCTGGTCAACGGGATCGCGCCGCCGGTCGGGTCGGCCGGATAGTTCGGCAGGTCGGTCTCGCTGTTGCCGTCCAGCGGTGCGCCGGAGTCCCGCCGCCGGCCGAACATGTTCTCCTGCTCGCCGACCGACACCCGGTCCCAGAACTCAACCAGCATGCGGATCTGGCGCAACACCTGATAGCTGCCGCCCTCGGCCCAGGCGGGCTCGCCGTTGCCCTTACTCACCCACACGAGCTTGTCGTGGTCGGCGGTCGCCGGCTTCACGATGCCGTCCTTGAAGCCCATCAGGTTGCGCTGCGTGCCGGATGGGCGCGGCGGGCTCTGGAATCCGTCGACCCGCCACCGCAACTGCATCGCACCGCGGGTGTGCCGGGCGATGTCTCGCAACGCGTGCAGCACGGTGTCGCTCTCCGACGCACACAGTTGCAGGCTCAGATCCCCGTGACACTGGCTGTCGTCCAGGCTGTCGTTGGGGAATTCCTTCATCGGCGTCAGCTTGGCCGGCTTGCGATCCTTCAGGCCGTACCGGGCGTCGAACAGCGACGCGCCCACGCCGACGGTGACGGTCAGGTCGTCGCCGGGCATGTCCGGACCGAGTACGCCGGAATCGGCCGGCGGAGCGGTGATACCCAGCGGCGGAAGCGCGCCGCCTGCGGTGAGCAGCCGCGCCCGGGCGGTCAGCGTGGTGAACAGCTCGGTGAGCTCGGCCTTGTTCGCCGCGATCACGTCGAACGACGCGAAGATCGCCTGCTTCTGCGGATCGTCGGTGATGCCGGCCTGATGTGCGCCGTGGAAATCGACGGACGTCGATGTCGCCGCCTCGGCGGACGCCCCGGTCATCGCACCGGCGACCGCGGCCGCACCGGCCCCGGCCAAAGCGCCGCGCAGGAAGGACCGGCGGCCGACGTCACTCATGAACTTCTCCGTACTTCGCAGATGGCTGCGACGGGGGCGAGCTTCTCCAACAGTTCGCCGACCGCGCCGTTGAGCTGTTCACGGGTGGTCTGGTCCAACCGGGCGACCGGGGTGTTCCGGTGCGCGGTCAGCAGCGCGCGTACCCGGGCTTCCCATTTCTGTACCTGGGGCAGGTCCGGGTCGCGGGGCTTCAGCACCGGGTCCAGGATCGCCAGCACCCTCGCCGTACCGTCCAGGTTGGCCAGTGCGGTGTTCAGCGACGTGCCACTGCCCTGGTCGTTCTCGCCGGTCAGCTCGAACTGGAGTGCGTTCTCCATGATCTCGTGGGCGCGCAGCCCGAGGTCGTTCGGATCGACCTGCTCGTTGGGCAGGTCTTTCTGGAGGCCGTGGACGTCGGCGGCCAGTTGGTCCGCGACCGGCTTCAGGCTCGCGGCGGACGCGTTGTGCCACAGGCCCTTCTCCAGCGGATGGAAGCCGCCGGAGCCGTCGATCTTGTCGGCGAAGTCGCCGAACGCGTCGTACGCCGCGCCGAGCGAGTTGTACGCCAGGTGCGCGGGCAGCCAGTCGGCCCGGGCGGCGACCAGGTTGCCCGCGTCGACATCGGCACGCAGTTTGTCCGTCTTGACGGCCAGGCCGGCGACGCCGGTGGCAACCGCGGCCTCGTACTGCTTGACCAGCGGCAGCATGTCGTTCTTGGTGACGGCGACTGCGGCCGGACCGCCCTGCGCGTCGCCCGCGACGGTGACCGTCGGCCCGGTGATGGCGTCGGTGTCCTCGATCAGGCAGCGGATCGCGTACCGGCCGGCTCCGAGTTGCACGTCCATCGGTGCGCTCGTGTTCGGGCCGAGGCCCTCCACCTCGCCGTACACCTTGTTGCTACCGACCTCGACGAGATCGACCTCGGCGGCCGCGTCACCGGTGTTGTGCAGGCTGATCGTCTGCCGGCCGGTCTTCGCATCGGTCCAGCCTTGGCCGCACTGGCTGCGGGACACGGACACCTCGGGCGGGCCACCGGCCGCGCGGGCCGAGTCCTCCCAGGGCCTCCAGACCGCCACGCCCACCGCAGCTGCCACGACAACCAGCGCCGCAACCGCCGGAACTGGACGGGGAGTGCGCACGAGAGGTTGCTCCTGGGGATCGGCGGTTTATATCCGCGGGCAATGTTAATCCCGGCCGATCGTGCCGTTGCCCAGGTTCAGCCTTGTTCGCCCGCGCGTAACGCATTGTTTGCTAGCGGCGGGCCGGAACTGAGATTCGGCCGAGATCGGAGGCCACCACGACCTCGCCGGAGAACTCCGCGGCCGCCTCCTCGTGGAAGCGTTCGGGCTCCAGGTAACGCTGGGAGAAGTGCGTCAGGACCAGCTTGCGTACGCCGCACTCCTGAGCGACCCGGGCGGCCTGACGAGCGGTGAGGTGGCCGAAGCGCCTCGCCAGCTCGGACTCACCGGACAGGTACGTCGACTCGATCACCAGCAGGTCGGCGTCCTCGGCCAGGCGGAGCACGTTCTCGCACAGACGGGTGTCCATGATGAACGCGAACCGCTGGCCGGGTCGCGGTTCACTGACGTCCTCGATCCGCACCGTACGGCCGTCCACGTCGAGAGAACCGGCCTGCTGGAGGCGGCTGATGGCCGGGCCAACGATGCCGTGGGCAGCCAGCTCGTCCGGCAGCATCCGGCGGCCGTCGGGCTCGATCAGCTGGTAGCCGAACGACTCGACCGAATGCTCCAGCCGGCGCGCCCACAGCTGACCGAACGATCCGACCGACAGCAGCCCGTCCTCCTCCACCGGCTCCTCGAGCAACTCGGCCCGCTCGAAGAACGACGCGGCGTACCGCAACCGGGTGAAGTACGTCTGCCCCGAGGCCGGATAGTGCGCCCGCACCGGACGCGGTACGCCGTCCAGCGACAACCGCTGCACGATCCCGGGCATCCCGAGACAGTGATCGCCGTGGAAATGCGTTATACACAGCCGGGTGATCGCCCCGGCCGCGACCCCGGCGTACAGCATCTGCCGCTGGGTGCCCTCCCCCGGATCGAACAGGAAGCCCTCGTCGTCCCAGCGCAGGAAGTACCCGTTCTGCGTGCGTTCCCGGGACGGCACCTGGCTACCGGTGCCCAGCACAACGAGTTCACGCACGCACCTCAGGCTAGTGCAAGCTGCGACGCGTCGGCGGCGTACACCAGCCGGCCGCCGAGATAGGTCTGCTCGACGACGGCCTTCAGCAGCATCTCGGGATCGGAGCCGAGGACGTTCTCGCTGAGCACGACGAGATCCGCGAGCTTGCCGGGCGTGATGCTGCCCTTCAGCTCCTCCTCGCGTGCGGAGTACGCCGGGTTGACCGTGTACGCCGTCAGCGCCTCGTCGATGCTGATCGCCTGCTCCGGGTGGAAGCCGCGGGTGATCGCGACATACATGTTCCGCAGCGGATCGATCTCGGCGACATGCGACTTGTTGTACGCACCCGGCAGGTCGGACACCAGGTTGACCGTGAGGTGACTGTCGATCATCCGCCGCCACGCGAACGCCAGCCCGCCGCGCTCCTCGCCGAGCGCGGCGTCGACGCCGCCGGAGTAGTGCAGCAGATGATCCGACGTCACATCGGCGACCAGGCCGAGCTCACCCGCGCGCCGGAAGTCCTCGGCCGCGACGTGCCAGGCGTGGATCAGGCGATGCCGCCGGTTCCGTTCGCCGTTCTTCGACGCGGCGAACTCGAAGGCGTCGATCGCGATCCGGATGCCGCGATCGCCCTGGACGTGGACGCCGATGTCGAACCCGGCCGCGTCGCCGGCGACGATCAGCTCGGTCAACCGCTCGACGCCCACGAACCGGTACGACCAGCCGTCGGTCAGGCCGGTGCCCGGCGCGTTCGCGGCGTCGAACGGCGGGAGCATCGCACCGCTGTCGATGAAGATCTTCAATGCGCCGTACCGCAGCCACTCGCCGCCGCTGCCCGGCGTGATGCCGTGGCCGGCGAGCTCCTCGAAGGTGTCCAGCGGCAGGAACGCGTACACGCGGACCGTCAGCTCGCCGTTCTCCTCGAGGCTCTGGAAGATGCCCGCGTTCGAGAAGCTGCGCTCCAGGAACACCGGCGGTACGACGGCTTCGGTGACCTCGGGCAGCCTGGCGATGTCGTGGATCGAGGTGATGCCCAACGCGTTCAGGCGATTCATCACGGCCTGGGCGCCGATCCGTTTCTGGGCGAGTGAGACCGGCGTGACGAGTCGGTGCATGAACTCGCCGGCCTGTCCGTAGAGCATGCCGTTGAGCTCGCCGTCGGCGTCCCGGCCGTAGCGGCCGCCGCGCAGGTCCGGGGTGTCGCGATCGATCTTCGCGACCTCGAACGCCTTGGAGTTGGCGAAGTACTGGTGGTCGGCGCGCCGGATCAGCAGCGGGTTGTCCGGGGTCAGCGCGTCGATCTCGGCCAGCCGCGGCTCGAGCAGCGCGGGCGGTGACGGCTGGGTCGACGCGAAGTCGCCGAGGTCTCCCCCGGTGATCCAGATCCCGGCCGGGACCCGGTCGGCGACGACCGTGACCCGCTGGGCGAGGGTCGCGTGATCGTTGACGTCGGTGAGCGCGACCTGGAAGTGCCAGTCGGCCGCGTTCTCGAAGTGCGTGTGCGCGTCGATGAAGCCCGGGCAGAGCATCCGGCCGTCGAGGTCGACTGTCCGCGTCCCCGGTCCGGCCAGCGCGAGGACGTCGCGGTCGTCGCCGACCCGCGCGATCCGGTCGCCGGCCACCGCGACGGCGGAGGCGAGCGGGTACTCCGGGTCGCCGGTCCAGACGGTGCCGCCGAACAGGATCAGGTCGGCGTGATCGAAGGCAGGGGTGGACATTCCGGCGGCTCCTCGGGCGATCGGGACTGATCCAGCGATACAGAACTGGACACGACGGTAATGTGCGTTACATGATTGAGTCAATGATCTGCGATGCTGCGTAGGTCGCTCAGCCAGGGAGGCCGTGGTGCCGAGAGTCATCGAGGTGTCGAGTCCGTCGGCACACGACCGTGGAGTGCAGTACGGGTCCGCGGCCGCCGATCTGATCGCCGAGGCGATCGAGTACTACCGGGACGGGTTCGCCCATCAGGCCGGGCTGGACTGGACGCAGGTCCTCGAGCAGACGCAACCCTGGCAGCGGCTCGTCGAGCGCGACTTCCCCGAACTGCTCGAGGAGATGGCCGGCGTCGCGGAAGGCGCCGGCGTCCGGCTCGCCGAGATCATGGCGCTGAACTGCCGCGGCGAGATCATCTACGACAACTGGTTCCCGCAGGCCCCCGAGGACACCGACGGCTGTACGTCGTTCTCGCTCACCGAGCGCGCCGCCGGCGACGGCCACGTGTACGCCGGACAGAACTGGGACTGGCGCGAGCTGATCCGCAGGACCGTCGTCGTACTGCGGGTCGTCCAGCCGCCGAAGCCCACGCTGATCATGCAGGTCGAGGCCGGCCAGATCGGCCGGCACGGCGCGAACTCGACCGGTCTCGCGGTCAACGCGAACGGTCTCGGCGGGCGCTTCGACGACGCGATCGGGATGCCGCAGACCGTGATCCGCCGCGCGATGCTGGACGCGCCGAACGTCGCGGACGCGCTCAAGGTCCTGACCTGGACGAAGGCGCACATCGCCAGCAACGCGCTGCTCACCCATCGCGACGGGTTCACGATCGACGTCGAGACCACACCGGCCGGGCACGGCTGGGAGTACGGCACCGACGGATTGCTTGTCCACGGCAACCATTACCAGGTGCTCGCACAGGCCGAGCAGAAGCTCGTCTCGCCGGACTCGCTGATCCGCGTGCCGCGCGCCCGGCGGGGTCTCGCGAAGGCGGCGGTGGCCGAGAAGTCTGAGGACGTCCGGACCGCCATCCACACGGCGATGTCGGACCACCTCGGTCACCCGGACTCGCTCTGCGCGCACCCGGACGACCGACTGCCCGCGGTCGAGCAGTGGTCGACGACCCTGTCGAGCTGTGTGGACCTGACGACCGGCGAGTACTTCGTCACCGGCGGGCCGCCGTGCGAGCACCCCTATGAACTGATCCCGTTCAACCTCTACGGGTGAGGATCAGTGCGCGCCGAACTCGGTCACGTCGAGGTTGCCGATCGCGGTGACCAGCAGTTCCTCGTTCGCGTCGGCATGCTGCTCGAGCAGCCGGGCCGCCCGGTCCGCGTCGCGCTTCTGGAAGGCGGCCAGGATGTTCCCGTGCTCGGTCAGCGCGGCGGCCGGGCGCCGGGACGACTCCTGGTAGGTGGATTCGAGGATCGACAAGGCATAGCGCATCTCGACGGCGACGCCGGCGAAGAACTCGTCCACCCGCGGGCTGCCGTTCAGGCCGACCACAGCCTGGTGGAAGGCGAGATCGGCGCGGACGATCTCGGCTGCGTCGCCGGCCCTGGTCGCGGCCGTCAGCGCGGCGAACGCCTCGCCGAGACCTCGCAGGTCGGCGTCGGTCAGGTCCTCGGCCCGGCGGGCGGCCGAGCCTTCGAGGGTACGGCGTACCCGATAGAGGTCCCGGATGTCTTCCTCGGAGAACAGCACCACCCGCGAGCCCCGGTGCCGGTAGTGCCGCACGATCCGCTCGCGGCCGAGCACACCGAGCGCGTCCTTGACCGTCCGGCGGGAGACGTCGAACTGTTCGGCCAGGGTCTCCTCGCGCAACTGCGCCCCCGGCATCAGCGCGCCGGACATGATCATCTCGCGCAGAACCGACGCGACCTCCTCGGCCGTCGTCCCCCGACTCAACGCCGGAATCCGTCCGGTCACCGGCATGTCGGTTCCTCCCTCACCTGTTCTCTTGGTCACCAATGTAGCGAAGGTGCGTGATTGCTGTGGCTTCGGTTCCTGTCGCTGCCGAGTGGAGTTCCGCTGTCCTGACCGACGTACTCGCCACCGAGTTCGGTCTGGAGGCGACGGCTGTCTCGTCACTGGGCGGTGAGCTCGGTCAGAACGTCGCGGTGGATCTGCAGGACGGCTCTCGCGTCGTCGTGAAGGTTGCCCCACCCGATGCCGATCCCGACCTGCTCCGTTGGCAGCACGAGCTGGTCGCGTTGGCTCGGGCGATCGATCCAGTGCAAGTGCCGACGATGCTCACCGCCAAGAACGGCGACACGATCGCAACCGCCGCCCACTCCCCCGGGCGGCTTGTCACTGTGCAGTCGTGGCTTCCGGGAGTCACGTTGTCGGAGCTCGACACCCCGTCGCACAGTCTGCTGGAAGAGCTCGGCACCACCGCGGCCCGCATGGTCCAGGCGCTCGAGGACGCACCTCCTCGACCCGGGAACGTCACGCATCATTGGGATCTGCGGCGCGCGCCGGAGTCGATCGCCGACGGGATCGCCGCGGTCGAGGACCGCGGCAAGCTAGCGGAGGTGCGCCGGATCGTCGCGTGGTTCGAGCGGGCGATGAAGCAGCACGCCGCCGAACTGCCGGCCGCGGTCGTGCATCACGATCTGAACGACTTCAATGTCCTTGCCCACCGTGGACCCGACGGCCGGCATCACGTGCACGCTGTACTCGACTTCGCCGACGCCCTGCACAGCGCGCGGATCAGCGAGCTGGCGGTCGCCGTCGCCTACGCGATGTTGCGGAAGGCGAATCCGTTGAGCGCGGCTGCCGCGGTCATTCGCGGGTACGCCTCGGTGCTCGAACTGACGGACGCAGAGCTGGCCGTCCTCTATCCACTGGCCGCAGCGCGGTTGTGCGTGAACGCGGTGACCTGGACGAAGCGGTACGCCGAGACCGGGAACGCCTACGGGCACGAGCGGATGAAGCACACCTGGCCGACAATCTCGTTGCTCGCGGCAACCTCGCCGGAGCTGGCCGAACTGGTCTTCCGCGAGGCGGCCGGTCGCCCGTTGGAATCCCCTGCGGTTCTGGAGGTCCCCGGGGCGCGCACGGCGCTTCCGCACCTCGATTTCATCCCCTTCGAGCCCGCCTACGAGGTCAGCAGCGGCAACCTGCCCGGATCGGCCCGGGTCGGCCGGCATCTGTGCGCGGACGCGGGTACGTCGGCGCGCCGGTCGACCGAGGGCGGTGAGGCGACGACGCTGCGGCTGGGCGTGGAGATCAAGGCGGGCGAGTCGTTCCGGGTGCTTTCTCCGCTGGCAGCGGTCGTCGAACGGCGCGGTCGTCGTACCGCGGTCGACGGGTTGGCGTACGGACCGTTCCTGGTTCTGCGGCACGAGCGCGCCGGAGCCGAGACGATCTGGTCGCGGTGGACGGGGTTGAGTTCGTCGTTGCGCCAGGGCGAGACGGTCGGGCCGGGTGAGCTGATCGGCGACACCGCGACCGGGCGTTCGGACTGGGCGCCGTCGGCGTTGCACGTGACGTTGTTCCGGTCGCTCGAGACGGCGTTGCTCGCCGAGCGGGTGCTGGTGCCACCGTCGGAGGCGTCCGCGTGGGCGCGGGTGTCGCCCGATCCGGCCGGGTTCCTCGGTCTCGGCGAGGAATGGAGGTCCGAGGTAGAGGTTGCTGGGCGTACGGGCCGGGTGCTCGCGACGCGCGAGCGGCATGTCGCTCGTTCGCAACGCTCGTACTACGACCGTCCGATGACGTTGGTCGGCGGACGCGGGGCCTGGCTGTTCGACGAGTTCGGGCGGAGCTACCTCGACGCGATCAACAACGTGAGTCATGTGGGGCACGGGAATCCGCGGGTCGTCGCGGCCGCTGCCACGCAACTGCGGCAGCTGAACACGAACAGCAGGTTCCTCTATCCGGGCATCGCGGAGTACACGGAACGGCTGATCGCCCTGCTGCCGGATCCGCTGGAGGTCGTGTTCCTGGTGTGCAGCGGCAGCGAGGCGAACGACCTCGCAATCCGGATGGCGCGCCAGGTGACCGGGCGGCGCGACGTACTGGTTGTCGACGGCGCCTATCACGGGAACACCTCGGTGGTCACCGGGTTGAGCCCCAACCGGTACAAAGGTCCAGGCGGCACCGGGCCGGATCCGACGACACACGAGGTGGAGCAGCCCAACCTCTATCGCGGCCGCCTGCGGTACGGCGATGCCGATGCGGGCGCCGGCTACGCGGACGACCTACGGCGGAACGTGCGCCGGCTGGCGGATGCGGGGACGCCGGCGGCGGCGTTCATCGCGGAGTCGGCGATGGGGACCGCGGGCAGCATCTTCTATCCGGACGGGTATCTCGCCGAGGCGTTCGCGGCTGTGCGCGCGGAGGGCGGGTTGTGCATCGCGGACGAGGTGCAGGTCGGGTTCGGGCGGTTCGGGGACACGTTCTGGGGGTTCCAGAGCCAGGGGGTGGTGCCGGACATCGTGACGATGGGCAAGCCGATCGGGAACGGTCATCCGATGGCCGCGGTGGTGACGACGCGGGCGATCGCGGACGCGTTCGACACCGGGATGAAGTACTTCAACACGTTCGGCGGCAATCCCGTCTCGTGTGCGATCGGCACCGCCGTACTCGACGAGATCGTGGCGCAGGGCCTGCAGGAGGGCGCCGCCGAGACCGGCCGGCACTTCCACCAGCTGCTGAGCGGCCTCGACCATCCGCTGATCGGAGACGTCCGCGGGCACGGGTTGTACCTCGGCCTCGAACTGGTCCGGGACCGCGAG from Kribbella sp. NBC_00709 carries:
- a CDS encoding aminotransferase class III-fold pyridoxal phosphate-dependent enzyme, whose translation is MASVPVAAEWSSAVLTDVLATEFGLEATAVSSLGGELGQNVAVDLQDGSRVVVKVAPPDADPDLLRWQHELVALARAIDPVQVPTMLTAKNGDTIATAAHSPGRLVTVQSWLPGVTLSELDTPSHSLLEELGTTAARMVQALEDAPPRPGNVTHHWDLRRAPESIADGIAAVEDRGKLAEVRRIVAWFERAMKQHAAELPAAVVHHDLNDFNVLAHRGPDGRHHVHAVLDFADALHSARISELAVAVAYAMLRKANPLSAAAAVIRGYASVLELTDAELAVLYPLAAARLCVNAVTWTKRYAETGNAYGHERMKHTWPTISLLAATSPELAELVFREAAGRPLESPAVLEVPGARTALPHLDFIPFEPAYEVSSGNLPGSARVGRHLCADAGTSARRSTEGGEATTLRLGVEIKAGESFRVLSPLAAVVERRGRRTAVDGLAYGPFLVLRHERAGAETIWSRWTGLSSSLRQGETVGPGELIGDTATGRSDWAPSALHVTLFRSLETALLAERVLVPPSEASAWARVSPDPAGFLGLGEEWRSEVEVAGRTGRVLATRERHVARSQRSYYDRPMTLVGGRGAWLFDEFGRSYLDAINNVSHVGHGNPRVVAAAATQLRQLNTNSRFLYPGIAEYTERLIALLPDPLEVVFLVCSGSEANDLAIRMARQVTGRRDVLVVDGAYHGNTSVVTGLSPNRYKGPGGTGPDPTTHEVEQPNLYRGRLRYGDADAGAGYADDLRRNVRRLADAGTPAAAFIAESAMGTAGSIFYPDGYLAEAFAAVRAEGGLCIADEVQVGFGRFGDTFWGFQSQGVVPDIVTMGKPIGNGHPMAAVVTTRAIADAFDTGMKYFNTFGGNPVSCAIGTAVLDEIVAQGLQEGAAETGRHFHQLLSGLDHPLIGDVRGHGLYLGLELVRDRETQEPAGPEAFLVSELMKDEGVIVYPTGPDGNVLKIKPPMTFTPDDATLFTTVLDEVLHRDW
- a CDS encoding amidohydrolase; translation: MSTPAFDHADLILFGGTVWTGDPEYPLASAVAVAGDRIARVGDDRDVLALAGPGTRTVDLDGRMLCPGFIDAHTHFENAADWHFQVALTDVNDHATLAQRVTVVADRVPAGIWITGGDLGDFASTQPSPPALLEPRLAEIDALTPDNPLLIRRADHQYFANSKAFEVAKIDRDTPDLRGGRYGRDADGELNGMLYGQAGEFMHRLVTPVSLAQKRIGAQAVMNRLNALGITSIHDIARLPEVTEAVVPPVFLERSFSNAGIFQSLEENGELTVRVYAFLPLDTFEELAGHGITPGSGGEWLRYGALKIFIDSGAMLPPFDAANAPGTGLTDGWSYRFVGVERLTELIVAGDAAGFDIGVHVQGDRGIRIAIDAFEFAASKNGERNRRHRLIHAWHVAAEDFRRAGELGLVADVTSDHLLHYSGGVDAALGEERGGLAFAWRRMIDSHLTVNLVSDLPGAYNKSHVAEIDPLRNMYVAITRGFHPEQAISIDEALTAYTVNPAYSAREEELKGSITPGKLADLVVLSENVLGSDPEMLLKAVVEQTYLGGRLVYAADASQLALA
- a CDS encoding GntR family transcriptional regulator; translated protein: MPVTGRIPALSRGTTAEEVASVLREMIMSGALMPGAQLREETLAEQFDVSRRTVKDALGVLGRERIVRHYRHRGSRVVLFSEEDIRDLYRVRRTLEGSAARRAEDLTDADLRGLGEAFAALTAATRAGDAAEIVRADLAFHQAVVGLNGSPRVDEFFAGVAVEMRYALSILESTYQESSRRPAAALTEHGNILAAFQKRDADRAARLLEQHADANEELLVTAIGNLDVTEFGAH
- a CDS encoding C45 family peptidase — its product is MPRVIEVSSPSAHDRGVQYGSAAADLIAEAIEYYRDGFAHQAGLDWTQVLEQTQPWQRLVERDFPELLEEMAGVAEGAGVRLAEIMALNCRGEIIYDNWFPQAPEDTDGCTSFSLTERAAGDGHVYAGQNWDWRELIRRTVVVLRVVQPPKPTLIMQVEAGQIGRHGANSTGLAVNANGLGGRFDDAIGMPQTVIRRAMLDAPNVADALKVLTWTKAHIASNALLTHRDGFTIDVETTPAGHGWEYGTDGLLVHGNHYQVLAQAEQKLVSPDSLIRVPRARRGLAKAAVAEKSEDVRTAIHTAMSDHLGHPDSLCAHPDDRLPAVEQWSTTLSSCVDLTTGEYFVTGGPPCEHPYELIPFNLYG